GTCTTCGACCGCCAAGTCGTCGAGGACGTTCGTCGTGAGGTGTTCCGCCACCTCGTCTGCGCTCATGTGGTCTGTCCGTTCGGTGCCGGGTTCGCCGTGGATGCCGATGCCGAGTTCTATCTCGTCGTCGCCCAGGTCGAACGTCTCCTCGCCCTTCTCGGGGGTGATACACGAGGTCAGAGCCATCCCCATCGTCCGCACGTTGTCGATGGCCTTCTCTGCGACGTCTCTGACCTCTTCGAGGCTACCGCCTTCCGCCGCCTTCGCGCCCGCGATTTTGTGGACGAAGATGGTGCCCGCGACGCCGCGACGGCCGGAGGTGTACAGGGAGTCTTCGACCGCCACGTCGTCGTTGACGACCACCTGCGCGACGTCTACGTCCTCCATCTCTGCCATCTCCGCGGCCGTGTCGAAGTTCATCACGTCGCCCTCGTAGTTTTTCACCACGCAGAGGACGCCCTCGCCCGCGTCGGCGGCCCGCACCATCTCGTCGAGTTCGTTCGCCGTCGGCGAGGTGAACACCTCGCCCGCCGCCGCGCCGTCCAACATCCCGTCGCCGATGAATCCGGCGTGCGTCGGTTCGTGACCGCTCCCGCCCCCGGAGACGACGGCGACTTTCCCCTCTACCGGACCGTCGGCGCGAACCAACACCTTCGTCCCGTCGAGACGCCGGACTCTGTCGGGGTACGCCGCCACCATACCGTCCAACATCTCGTCGACGTAGTCGGACGGGTCGTTGATGAGTTTCTTCATAGTGCATGATTATGAATGCTAGAAGACGACAAAAATGTTCGTGAGGTAACGTGAACAGCGCGTCGCGGAAATCGGGGGCGACTCCGCCTCGAACGGCGGCGCTTACCGAGCGGTCGGTTCGGTTTCGAGTCGGTCGATGCCGATGGTGACGGCGACGCCCTCGACGGTCCACTCTTCGACGAGGTCCATCTGGTCGTCCTCGGCGACGTACTCCGCGGTCCGCGTCTCCTCGGCGACGTACTCGCGGTGACGGTCCACGAGTTCGGCGATTCTGTCGTCGGCCACGTCGATGCTCGTCCGAATCTCCTCTTCGACGTCTAAGTCGAGTTGCTTTCGCATCTCTTGGACGCGGCGGATGACGTCTCGGGCGTACCCCTCGGCTTCGATGTCCTCGGTGAGGGCGGTATCGACGTACACCGCCCCGTTTTCGAACTCGGCTTCCGAGACGTCTTCCGGGGGTT
This genomic window from Halopelagius inordinatus contains:
- the dhaK gene encoding dihydroxyacetone kinase subunit DhaK, with protein sequence MKKLINDPSDYVDEMLDGMVAAYPDRVRRLDGTKVLVRADGPVEGKVAVVSGGGSGHEPTHAGFIGDGMLDGAAAGEVFTSPTANELDEMVRAADAGEGVLCVVKNYEGDVMNFDTAAEMAEMEDVDVAQVVVNDDVAVEDSLYTSGRRGVAGTIFVHKIAGAKAAEGGSLEEVRDVAEKAIDNVRTMGMALTSCITPEKGEETFDLGDDEIELGIGIHGEPGTERTDHMSADEVAEHLTTNVLDDLAVEDGEEVVVMVNGMGGTPLSELFIVNKKVQDVVSDRGLDVWDTWVGDYMTSLDMEGCSITVLRLDDELKGLLEADVDTPALKR